The genomic interval CTCGGTGCCCACGACACGGCCCCGCCGCCCCGAGAGGTCGCTCATCACCGGACCCACGTAGTCGTCGGGGACCAGAACGCTCACCTCGCACACCGGTTCCAGGAGCTGGATGCGGGCGTCGGACGCGGCCTCGCGCAGCGCGAGCGCCCCGGCGGTCTGGAACGCGGCGTCCGAGGAGTCCACCGAGTGCGCCTTGCCGTCCAGCAGCGTGACGCGCACGTCGACCAGGGGGCGCCCGGCGGCCAGCCCCCGGGCGGCCTGGGCCCGCACGCCCTTCTCCACCGAGGGAATGAACTGACGCGGCACCGAACCGCCGACGACCTTGTCGACGAACTCGATGCCCGAGCCCGGCGGCAGCGGCTCCACCTCGATCTCGCAGATCGCGAACTGGCCGTGCCCGCCCGACTGTTTGACGTGCCGTCCGCGCCCGGCGGCCCGCCCGGCGAACGTCTCGCGCAGCGGCACCCGGTGCGGTTCCGCGTCGACCTGGACGCCGTAGCGGCTGCGCAGCCGCTCCAGGGCCACCTCCTGGTGGGCCTCGCCCAGGCACCACAGGACGACCTGACCGGTCTCCGGGTTCTGTTCGAGGCGCAGCGTGGGGTCCTCGGCGACCAGCCGGGCCAGGCCCTGCGACAGCTTGTCCTCGTCCGCCTTGCCGTGCGCCCGTACGGCCAGCGGGAGCAGCGGGTCGGGCGTCGACCAGGGCTCGATCAGGACGGGGTCGTCGGCCGGGGAGAGCGTGTCGCCGGTCTCCGCCTCGCCGAGCCGGGCCACGCACGCCAGATCGCCCGCGACGCACCGGTCCAGGGCGTGCTGCCGGCGGCCGAACGGTGAGGTGAGCGCCCCGACGCGGATCTCCGCCTCGTGACAGGGGCGCGGTGCGCGCCCCGTCGCGTCCAGGCCGTGGCCGCAGAGGTGGACGGAGTCGTCGGGGCGCAGGGTGCCGGAGAAGACGCGGACCAGCGAGACCCGGCCCACGTACGGGTCGGAGGCCGTCTTGACGACCTCGGCGACCAGCGGGCCCCCGGGATCGCAGACCGGGGCGGGCCGCGGCTCGCCCGACGGGGTGGTGACGGCGGGCGGGGTGCGCTCCAGCGGGGTCGGGAAGCCGCGGGTGATCAGGTCCAGCAGTTCCACCGTGCCGATGCCCTGTCGGGCGCCCTCGGCCGCGGGCGCCGCGGTGAGGACGGGGTGGAAGGATGCCCGGGCGACGGCCTGTTCGAGGTCGGCGATCAGCGTGGCGACGTCGAGGTCCTCGCCGGCGAGATAGCGGTCCATCAGGTACTCGTCCTCGCTCTCGGCGATGATCCCCTCGATCAGCCGGTCGCGGGCCGCCCGAAGGGGTTCCTCCTGGTCGGGCGCCGGGGGCCGCTCGGCGCGTTCCCCCGAGGAGTAGTCGAGGATCCGCCGGCTCAGCAGCCCGGTGAGCCCGGTGAGCGGGGCGTGCCCGTCGGCGCCCTCGGGCCCCAGCACGGGCAGGTACAGCGGCAGTACGGCGTCGGGGTCCCCGCCCCCGAAGGCCTCGGCGCAGATCCGGTTCATCTCCCGGTAGGAGGTGCGGGCGGTGTCCAGGTGCGTCACGACGATCGCGCGTGGCATGCCGACGAGCGCGCACTCCTCCCAGGCGGCCCGGGTGGTCGCGGCCACGGACGCCGCGTCCTGAGCGGCGGAGACGACGAAGAGGGCCGCGTCCGCGGCGCGCAGACCGGCCCGCAGCTCCCCGACGAAGTCCGCGTAGCCGGGGGTGTCCAGCAGATTGATCTTGCAGCCGTCCCAGGCCACCGGGACCAGCGAGAGCTGCACGGAACGCCGTCGGCGCCGCTCGATCTCGTCGTAGTCGGAGACGGTCGCCCCGTCCTCGACCCGCCCGGCCCGGTTCACGGCTCCCGCAGTGAGGGCCAGGGCCTCGACCAGCGTGGTCTTGCCCGATCCGCTGGGGCCGACCAGCACCACGTTCCGTACGGCGGAGGGGTGGCCGGCCGTCGGTACTCCTCCGGCGGCCCCGGGGTGTGCGTGTGCCTTGTCGCCCATGGTGCGTGCCTCCCGGTCGATGGCGCGGTGCGGGGGAGGGCGACCGCGCGCGGAGCAGCGGTGGTCACGGGCACGGGGAGGCCGCCGCGGCGGCTTCGGCGACGCCCGCGGTCCTTCGAGCTTGGCACCGCTCCGGGGACCCGTCCATACGTCGCGCACGGCCCCGTCCGTACGTCGCGCACGGCGCAGTTCGTACGGCGCGCACCGGCGCACGGCCCGGAAGCCGGGCACCGGAACGGGCCACAGCGTCCCGCACGCGCCCGCCCCGTGGCGGGGGCCGGTGTGACACCCGGCGGCGGGTGCCCGTCCGGTGGAAGGCACCGGCGGTGACTACGATGGGCCAGCCGGTGGCCGAAGGGGCCGCTCGGCGAACCGAACCCTCGGGAAGGCCATGCTGAACAAGTACGCGCGTGCATTCTTCACGCGTGTCCTCACACCGTTCGCCGCTCTGCTGCTCCGCCTCGGGGTCAGCCCCGACGCGGTCACTCTCGTCGGCACGGCCGGAGTGATGGCAGGTGCGCTGGTCTTTTTCCCCATGGGGGAGTTCTTCTGGGGCACGATCGTCATCACGATCTTCGTCTTCTCCGACCTCGTCGACGGCAACATGGCGCGGCAGGCCGGGATCTCCAGCCGGTGGGGCGCGTTCCTCGACTCGACGCTGGACCGGGTCGCCGACGGAGCGATCTTCGCCGGATTCGCCCTCTGGTACGCGGGCAGCGGTGACGACAACATCCTGTGCGCCGTCGCGATCTTCTGCCTGGCCAGCGGCCAGGTGGTCTCGTACACCAAGGCGCGCGGCGAGTCGATCGGCCTGCCGGTCGCGGTCAACGGTCTCGTGGAGCGCGCCGAGCGCCTGGTGATCTCGCTGGTCGCCGCGGGCCTCGCCGGACTGCACGCGTTCGGCGTCCCCGGTATCGACGTCCTGCTGCCGATCGCGCTCTGGATCGTCGCCGCGGGCAGCCTCGTGACGCTGATCCAGCGCGTGGTGACCGTACGCCGCGAATCCGCCGAGGCGGACGCGGCGGAGGCCGCCGCGGGACCGGCCGTCGTGGACCCGTCCGCCGCCGGTCAGGTCGGTCAGGCCGGTCAGGCCGGTCAGGTCGGTCAGGCCGGTCAGGTCGGTCAGGGGAGCGAGGGCGACCGGTGAGCGCCCGCGCGTCCGACCTGAAGGGGCGGCTCACCGACGGGCTCTACGGACTGGGCTGGGGCGCCGTCAAGAAGCTGCCCGAGCCCGCCGCCGCCCGGCTCTTCCGCACCATCGCCGACCAGGCGTGGAAGCGGCGCGGCAAGAGCGTGCTGCGCCTGGAGTCGAACCTGGCCCGGGTCGTCCCCGACGCGGGTCCGGAACGGCTGGCGCAGCTGTCGCGGGCCGGGATGCGTTCCTACATGCGCTACTGGATGGAGTCGTTCCGGCTGCCGGCCTGGAGCCCGGAGCGCATCAAGGACAGCATCGACATCGCCGACACCCACCACCTGACCGAGGGTCTGGACGCCGGGCGCGGGGTCATCGTCGCCCTGCCGCACCTGGCCAACTGGGATCTCGCCGGCGCCTGGGCCACCACCGACCTGAAGATCCCCTTCACCACCGTCGCCGAACGCCTGGAGCCCGCGACCCTCTACGACCGGTTCGTCGCCTACCGCGAGGGCCTGGGCATGGAGGTCCTCCCGCACAGCGGCGGGTCCGCCTTCGGCACGCTGGCCCGGCGGCTGCGCGCGGGCGGGCTGATCTGCCTGGTCGCGGACCGGGACCTGTCCGCGTCCGGTGTCGAGGTGTCGTTCTTCGGTGCCACGGCCCGGATGCCCGCGGGCCCGGCGCTGCTCGCCCAGCAGACGGGAGCGAGGCTGCTGCCGGTGACCCTCTGGTACGACGGCCCGGTGATGCGCGGGCGCATCCATCCGGCGGTCGACGTGCCGCGGGAGGGCACCCGCGTCGAGAAGGCCGCCGCCATGACCCAGGCGATGGCCGACGCCTTCGCGGGCGGCATCGCCGAACACCCGGAGGACTGGCACATGCTCCAGCGGCTCTGGCTGGACGACCTGGACCCCCTGGGGGAACCCACGTGAAGATCGGCATCGTCTGCCCGTACTCCTGGGACGTACCTGGCGGCGTGCAGTTCCACATCCGGGACCTCGCCGAACACCTGATCCGGCTCGGCCACGAGGTCTCCGTCCTGGCCCCCGCCGACGACGAGACGCCACTGCCTCCTTACGTCGTCTCGGCGGGCCGGGCCGTCCCCGTCCCGTACAACGGTTCCGTCGCCCGGCTGAACTTCGGTTTCCTGTCGGCGGCCCGGGTGCGGCGCTGGCTCCACGACGGCACGTTCGACGTCATCCACATCCACGAGCCGACCTCCCCGTCGCTGGGCCTGCTGGCCTGCTGGGCGGCGCAGGGGCCGATCGTGGCCACCTTCCACACGTCCAACCCGCGCTCCCGGGCGATGATCGCCGCGTACCCGATCCTCCAGCCCGCGCTGGAGAAGATCAGCGCCCGGATCGCCGTCAGCGAGTACGCCCGGCGCACCCTGGTCGAGCACCTCGGCGGGGACGCCGTCGTCATCCCCAACGGCGTCGACGTCGGCTTCTTCGCCAAGGCCGAGCCGAAGTCCGAATGGCAGGGCCGGACCCTCGGCTTCATCGGCCGCATCGACGAACCCCGCAAGGGCCTGCCCGTCCTGATGAAGGCGCTGCCCGCGATCCTCGCCGCCCACCCCGAGGCCCGGCTGCTGGTCGCCGGGCGCGGCGACGAGGAGGAGGCGGTTCAGACCCTGCCGAAGGAACTGCGCGAGCGCGTCGAGTTCCTCGGCATGGTCAGCGACGAGGACAAGGCCAGGCTGCTGCGCAGCGTCGATGTGTACGTGGCCCCCAACACCGGCGGCGAGAGCTTCGGCATCATCCTGGTCGAGGCGCTGTCGGCCGGTGCTCCGGTGCTGGCGAGCGACCTGGACGCCTTCGCGCAGGTGCTGGACCAGGGCGCGGCGGGCGACCTGTTCGCCAATGAGGACGCCGACGCGCTGGCCGCCGCCGCGATCCGGCTGCTGGGCGACCCCGAGCGCCGGGCCGGACTGCGCGAGCGCGGCGAGGCCCACGTACGGCGCTTCGACTGGGCGACGGTGGGGGCCGACATCCTCGCGGTGTACGAGACGGTGACCGACGGGGCCGCCTCGGTCGCGGCGGACGAACGCTCCGGGCTGCGGGCCCGGTTCGGGCTGGCCCGGGACTGAGCCCCGGGGGCTCCTGTTGAAGCGGGGGCCCCCGGCGACGGTAGCGTGTGGGCCCGTGACCGTAACCCTCATCGTCTGGATCGTCGTCGCCCTCATCGCGGTCGGCGTGTACCTCAGCTGGACCGCCGGCCGGCTCGACCGCCTGCACTCCCGGATCGACGCCGCCCGCGCCGCCCTCGACGCCCAACTGCTGCGCCGCGCCTCGGTCACCCAGGAGCTGGCCACCTCCGGCGTCCTGGACCCGGCCGCCTCGATCGTCCTGTACGAGGCCGCGCACGCCGCCCGGCAGGCCGAGGAGGACCACCGCGAGGTCGCCGAGAGCGAACTGAGCACCGCCCTGCGCGCCGTCTTCGGCGAACCGGCCCAGGTCGACGCGGTGAAGGAGATCCCCGGAGGAGAGGACGCGGCCACCGAACTGGCCGCCGCCGTACGCCGCGTCCCCATGGCCCGGCGCTTCCACAACGACTCCGTACGCGCCGCCCGCGCGCTGCGCCGGCACCGTACCGTCCGGCTCTTCCGGCTGGCCGGGCACGCCCCGTTCCCGCTCGCCTTCGAGATGGACGACGCCCCGCCGGTGGCCCTCGCGGACCGGCCCGGCACCTGACAGCCGCTGAGCCAGGATTGATTCAGGGGCCGATCCGGGGATCGATCCCAGGGCCAAAACGATCCACGGCCTGTCCATTGGCCCTTGCTGTGGACTGGTCCCGGGGCGTTTGCTCGGCGTTGCAGTATCCAGCGTCTTTCCACCGAGTGAGGTCCCGTGTCCACGCTTCCCAGCACCCCGCAGTCCGCCGAGTACCCCGCCACCGGCACCGCCCGCGTCAAGCGCGGCATGGCCGAGCAGCTCAAGGGCGGCGTGATCATGGACGTCGTCGACGCCGAACAGGCGAAGATCGCCGAGGACGCGGGCGCCGTCGCCGTCATGGCCCTGGAGCGGGTCCCGGCCGACATCCGCAAGGACGGCGGCGTGGCCCGGATGTCCGACCCCAACATGATCGAGGAGATCATCGGGGCCGTCTCCATCCCGGTGATGGCCAAGTCCCGCATCGGCCACTTCGTCGAGGCCCAGGTGCTCCAGTCCCTCGGCGTCGACTACATCGACGAGTCCGAGGTCCTCACCCCGGCCGACGAGGTCAACCACAGCGACAAGTTCGCCTTCACCACCCCCTTCGTCTGCGGCGCCACCAACCTGGGCGAGGCCCTGCGCCGCATCGCCGAGGGCGCGGCCATGATCCGCTCGAAGGGCGAGGCCGGCACCGGCAACGTCGTCGAGGCCGTCCGCCACCTGCGCCAGATCAAGAACGAGATCGCCCGGCTGCGCGGCTTCGACAACAACGAGCTGTACGCCGCCGCCAAGGACCTCCGCGCCCCCTACGAGCTGGTCAAGGAGGTCGCGGAGCTCGGCAAGCTGCCCGTCGTGCTGTTCTCCGCCGGTGGCGTCGCCACCCCGGCCGACGCCGCGCTGATGCGCCAGCTCGGCGCCGAGGGCGTCTTCGTCGGCTCCGGCATCTTCAAGTCCGGCGACCCGGCCAAGCGCGCCGCCGCCATCGTGAAGGCCACCACCTTCTACGACGACCCGAAGGTCATCGCGGACGCCTCCCGCAACCTGGGCGAGGCCATGGTCGGCATCAACTGCGACACCCTGCCCGAGTCCGAGCGCTACGCCAACCGCGGCTGGTAACCACTGATGAGCGACACCCCCCTGATCGGCGTTCTGGCTCTCCAGGGCGACGTACGGGAGCATCTGATCGCCCTGGCCTCGGCGGACGCCCTGGCCAGGCCGGTCCGGCGTCCCGAGGAGCTCGCCGAGGTCGACGGCCTGGTCATACCGGGCGGCGAGTCCACCACCATGTCCAAACTGGCCGTGCTCTTCGGCATGTTGGAGCCGCTCCGCGAGCGGGTCCGGGCCGGGATGCCGGTCTACGGCACCTGTGCCGGAATGATCCTGCTGGCCGAGAAGATTCTCGACCCCCGCTCGGGCCAGGAGACCGTCGGCGGCATCGACATGATCGTGCGGCGCAACGCCTTCGGCCGGCAGAACGAGTCGTTCGAGGCCGCGGTCGAGGTCGGCGGCGTCGAAGGCGGCCCGGTGGACGGTGTGTTCATCCGTGCGCCGTGGGTCGAGTCCGTCGGGGCCGAGACCGAGGTCATCGCCGAACACGGCGGGCATATCGTGGCCGTCCGGCAGGGAAACGCCCTCGCCACCTCGTTCCATCCCGAACTGACCGGCGACCATCGCGTACACGCTCTGTTCGTGGACATGGTGCGCGCGGTGAACTGAGCGGACCCCGGTAGGATCTCTCGGGTTCGACTCGATTTTGGTGACGCGAAGGAGAAGGCAGATGTCCGGCCACTCTAAATGGGCTACGACGAAGCACAAGAAGGCCGTGATTGACGCCAAGCGCGGCAAGCTCTTCGCGAAGCTGATCAAGAACATCGAGGTCGCGGCGCGCTCCGGCGGCGTGGACCCCGACGGTAACCCCACGCTCGTCGACGCCATCCAGAAGGCGAAGAAGAGCTCCGTCCCGAACAAGAACATCGACTCCGCGGTCAAGCGCGGTGGCGGTCTCGAAGCGGGCGGCGCCGACTACGAGACGATCATGTACGAAGGCTACGGCCCCAACGGTGTCGCGGTGCTCATCGAGTGCCTCACCGACAACCGCAACCGTGCCGCGTCCGACGTACGTGTCGCGATGACCCGGAACGGCGGCTCCATGGCCGACCCGGGCTCCGTCTCGTACCTGTTCAACCGCAAGGGTGTCGTGATCGTGCCCAAGGGCGAGCTGACCGAGGACGACGTCCTCGGCGCGGTCCTCGACGCGGGCGCCGAGGAGGTCAACGACCTCGGCGAGACCTTCGAGGTGGTCAGCGAGGCCACCGACATGGTCGCGGTGCGCACCGCGCTCCAGGAGGCGGGCATCGACTACGACTCCGCCGAAGCCAACTTCCTCCCGACCATGCAGGTCGAGCTGGAGGAAGAGGGCGCCCGCAAGATCTTCAAGCTCATCGACGCGCTGGAGGACAGCGACGACGTGCAGAACGTCTTCGCCAACTTCGACGTGTCCGACGAGGTCATGGAGAAGGTCGACGCCTGACGGCACGGCCGACAGGTCTCCCACGACGGGCCGACGGGGCACTCCCCGTCGGCCCGTCGTCCTGTGGTTGCGACGGATTGTCAGTGCGAGCCGATAGCCTGCGGGAACAGATGATCGAGCGGACGCAGATGACCGAGCGGGCGCGGCGCGCGCCGGCGACGGGCTGAGGACAGGGGGCTCCATGCGCGTTCTGGGCATTGACCCGGGGCTGACCCGGTGCGGCGTCGGCGTGGTCGAAGGAGTCGCGGGAAGGCCCCTGACCATGATCGGCGTCGGCGTCGTGCGCACCTCCTCCGACGCCGAGCTCGGCGACCGGCTCGTCGCCGTCGAGCGCGGCATCGAACAGTGGCTCGACGAACACTCCCCGGGATTCGTCGCGGTCGAGCGCGTCTTCGCCCAGCACAACGTCCGCACCGTGATGGGCACCGCCCAGGCCAGCGCGGTCGCCATGCTCTGCGCCGCCCGCCGCGGCATCCCGGTCGCCCTGCACACCCCCAGCGAGGTCAAGGCGGCCGTCACCGGATCGGGCCGCGCCGACAAGGACCAGGTCGGCGCCATGGTGACCCGCCTGCTGAGGCTGGACGCACCGCCCAAGCCCGCCGACGCCGCCGACGCCCTGGCGCTGGCCATCTGCCACATCTGGCGCGCCCCCGCGCAGAACCGGCTCCAGCAGGCCGTCGCCGCCCACCGCGCGTCCGGCCCGTCCCGCACGTCCGGGGCGGCCGGCACCCTCGGCGCCTCCCGTACCCCCGGGGCTTCTCGCCCGCCCGGCCCGCCCGGGGCCCCCGGCACGTCCCGCACGCTGAAAGGCCGCACCACATGATCGCTTTCGTCTCCGGCCCGGTGGCAGCCCTCGCCCCGACCACCGCCGTCATCGAGGTCGGCGGCATCGGCATGGCGGTCCAGTGCACCCCGCACACCCTCGCCGACCTGCGTGTCGGCAAGGAGGCCAAGCTCGCCACCTCACTGGTCGTCCGCGAGGACTCGCTCACGCTGTACGGCTTCGCGGACGACGACGAGCGGCAGGTGTTCGAGCTCCTCCAGACCGCCAGCGGCGTGGGCCCCCGTCTCGCCCAGGCCATGCTCGCCACCCACAGCCCCGACGCCCTGCGCCTCGCGGTCTCCACCGGCGACGAGAAGGCGCTGACCGCCGTCTCCGGCATCGGAAAGAAGGGCGCGCAGAAGCTGCTCCTGGAGCTCAAGGACCGGCTCGGCGAACCGGTCGGCGCGCACATCGGCCAGCAGGGCATCGGCACCCCCGTCACCTCCGGCTGGCGCGACCAGCTCCAGGCCGCGCTGATCGGCCTCGGGTACGCGAGCCGCGAGGCCGACGAGGCCGTCAACGCCGTCGCCCCGCAGGCGGAGGCCGCCGTCGCCGAGGGCACGGCGCCCCCCGTGCCGCAGCTGCTGCGGGCCGCCCTGCAGACTCTCAACCGCGCACGCTGACCGGCACCGAACCACCGAAGAGGCCCCTTGATGAACTGGGACGAGACCGGACCCGAGACCGACGAGCCCACCGGCCCGGTCCTCGACGACCGGCTGGTCGACGCCGGCCATCTCGACGGCGAGGACACCGCGGTCGAGGCGGCGCTGCGCCCCAAGGACCTGGACGAGTTCGTCGGCCAGGAGAAGGTCCGCGAACAGCTCGACCTGGTCCTCAAGGCCGCCCTCGCCCGCGGGGCCACCGCCGACCACGTACTGCTCTCCGGCGCCCCCGGCCTCGGCAAGACCACTCTTTCGATGATCATCGCGGCGGAGATGAACGCCCCGATCAGGATCACCTCGGGCCCCGCCATCCAGCACGCCGGCGACCTCGCGGCGATCCTCTCCTCCCTCCAGGAGGGCGAGGTCCTCTTCCTCGACGAGATCCACCGCATGTCCCGGCCCGCCGAGGAGATGCTCTACATGGCGATGGAGGACTTCCGGGTCGACGTCATCGTCGGCAAGGGCCCCGGCGCCACCGCCATCCCGCTCGAACTGCCCCCCTTCACCCTGGTCGGGGCCACCACCCGGGCCGGGCTGCTCCCGCCCCCGCTGCGCGACCGCTTCGGCTTCACCGGACACATGGAGTTCTACGCCCCCGCCGAGCTGGAGCGCGTCATCCACCGCTCCGCCCGCCTCCTCGACGTCGTCATCGACGTGAAGGGCGCCGCCGAGATCGCCGGCCGCTCCCGCGGCACCCCCCGTATCGCCAACCGCCTGCTGCGCCGCGTCCGCGACTACGCCCAGGTCAAGGCGGAGGGCACGATCGACCGGGAGATCGCAATGGCCGCCCTCAAGGTGTACGAGGTTGACGCCCGCGGACTCGATCGGCTGGACCGTGCCGTCCTCGGCGCCCTGCTGAAGCTCTTCGGCGGCGGCCCGGTGGGGCTGTCCACGCTGGCGGTAGCGGTGGGGGAGGAGCGGGAGACCGTGGAGGAGGTCGCCGAGCCCTTCCTCGTACGGGAAGGACTGCTGGCCAGGACCCCGCGCGGCCGCGTCGCCACCCCGGCGGCCTGGGCGCATCTGGGGCTGGTCCCGCCGCAGCACGGAGCAAAGGGACAACAGGGTCTGTTCGGGGCGTGATGGGTCACAGGTTCGCGTGCACAGGAACCCCGGTGCCATGCTGGGCGTTGTTCCAACGATGCGGACTCGCTTAGACTCCGCCGATGCCGCCCTTACCGGTCGGTGTACCCACCCCCGTATATACAGGCCGCATTCCAGCGCGGTCGTGCGAAGGAATTCCCGTCCCGTGGATATCTTGACTCTCCTCCCCTTCATCGTGCTCATCGGGGCCATGTTCCTGATGACCCGTTCCGCCAAGAAGAAGCAGGCGGCGGCCGCGCAGATGCGCAACGACATGCAGCCCGGCACCGGCGTCCGGACGATCGGGGGCATGTACGCCACCGTCAAGGAAGTCCACGACGACACCGTTATCCTCGAGGTCGCTCCCGGCGTGCACGCCATCTACGCGAAGAACTCCATCGGCGCCGTCCTGGACGACGCGGAGTACAACCGCATCGTGCACGGTGACGACCCGGAGCTGGACGCGGACGGCACCGTCGTTCCCGACGACGCCTCCTCGCTGACCGGCGAGTCCGACTCCGCCGAGGTCGCCAAGATCGACCTGGCCAAGGACGACGCGGCCGACGACGTCGAGCCCGAGGACGCCGCGGTCAAGGACGCCAAGGACGCCAAGGACGAGAGCAAGACCGACGGCGACGCCGACTCCAAGTAGTTCTCACGATCCCGGGGACGTCGCGCGCCCACCGGCGCGGGGCGTCCCCGGGACCGTGCGGTCGTCTGCGGGGGCAGGGTCCCCACTACACTTCGTGGCCGCTCGGGCGCGTACCCGGCGCGGGGCGGTTGGACAGGGAGAAACGAGAAGGTGGCAGCACCCAAGAAGGGCCGAGGGCCGTCCGGCGGTCAAGGCAGGCCGGGGCGGGCCCTGGCTCTGATCCTCATCGCCATGGTCGCGCTCACCGGCGGGATGTTCCTGTCCGGGCACACGACGCCGCGGTTGGGCATCGACCTGGCCGGCGGGACGTCGATCACGCTGGAGGCACAGAACCAGCCCGGCAAGCCGAACGCGATCAACCAGACCAACATGAACACCGCGGTCGGGATCATCGAGCGGCGCGTCAACGGTCTGGGCGTCTCCGAGGCCGAGGTTCAGACCCAGGGCTCGAAGAACATCATCGTCAACATCCCCAAGGGGACGAACTCCAAGCAGGCCCAGGAGCAGGTCGGCACCACCGCCCAGCTCTACTTCCGGCCTGTTCTGACAGTTCAGGCGAGCGGCCCCGAGCAGCCCACACCCTCCGGCTCCGGAACTCCCTCGGGCAGCGCAACCCCGAAGCCCGGCGAGTCCGCCGAAGGTGAGGACAAGCCCAAGGACGAGGGCGAGAAGGCCACCGATGCGGAGGCCACCCCCTCGGCGAGCGCCACCACCCAGGGCCGCGCGGTCACCGGGGCACTGACGAAGGACGACCCGACCCCCGGCGCCTCCGACAAGCCGAAGCCGTCCGACTCCCCCGAGGCCTCGCCTCCCGCGGACCCGGCCACGGCCAAGCTCCAGGAGGAGTTCGCCAAGCTCGACTGCACCGATCCCAAGCAGCGCTCGGAGGCCGGCGAGAACGCCAAGCCCACCGACTCGATCGTCGCCTGCGGTTCGAACGTCCCGGGCAGCTACGAGAAGTACGTCCTCGGCCCGGCCGAGGTCTCCGGCAGCGACGTCGACGACGCCAAGGGCGCCATCGAGCAGCAGACTGGCGAGTGGATCGTGTCGATGGAGTTCACCTCCGCCGGCGCCAAGAAGTTCCAGACGATCACCAGCCGGCTCTCGCAGCAGCAGCCGCCGATGAACCAGTTCGCGATCGTCCTCGACGGCGAGGTCGTCTCCGCGCCCTCGGTGCGCACGGCGCTCAGCAAGAACGCCCAGATCTCCGGCAGCTTCGACCAGCAGTCCGCCGAGGACCTCGGCAACATCCTGTCGTACGGTGCGCTTCCGCTGACCTTCGAGGAGGTGAGCGTCACCACGGTGACCGCCGCCCTCGGCGACGAACAGCTCAAGGCGGGTCTGATCGCCGGCGCGATCGGTCTCGCGCTGGTCGTGATCTACCTGGTCGCCTACTACCGGGGGCTGGCGTTCATCGCGCTGCTGAGCCTCCTGG from Streptomyces sp. CA-278952 carries:
- a CDS encoding elongation factor G-like protein EF-G2, with the translated sequence MGDKAHAHPGAAGGVPTAGHPSAVRNVVLVGPSGSGKTTLVEALALTAGAVNRAGRVEDGATVSDYDEIERRRRRSVQLSLVPVAWDGCKINLLDTPGYADFVGELRAGLRAADAALFVVSAAQDAASVAATTRAAWEECALVGMPRAIVVTHLDTARTSYREMNRICAEAFGGGDPDAVLPLYLPVLGPEGADGHAPLTGLTGLLSRRILDYSSGERAERPPAPDQEEPLRAARDRLIEGIIAESEDEYLMDRYLAGEDLDVATLIADLEQAVARASFHPVLTAAPAAEGARQGIGTVELLDLITRGFPTPLERTPPAVTTPSGEPRPAPVCDPGGPLVAEVVKTASDPYVGRVSLVRVFSGTLRPDDSVHLCGHGLDATGRAPRPCHEAEIRVGALTSPFGRRQHALDRCVAGDLACVARLGEAETGDTLSPADDPVLIEPWSTPDPLLPLAVRAHGKADEDKLSQGLARLVAEDPTLRLEQNPETGQVVLWCLGEAHQEVALERLRSRYGVQVDAEPHRVPLRETFAGRAAGRGRHVKQSGGHGQFAICEIEVEPLPPGSGIEFVDKVVGGSVPRQFIPSVEKGVRAQAARGLAAGRPLVDVRVTLLDGKAHSVDSSDAAFQTAGALALREAASDARIQLLEPVCEVSVLVPDDYVGPVMSDLSGRRGRVVGTEQSPGGRTVVRAEVPETEVGRYAVDLRSLSHGTGRFDRAYARHEAMPPQVADRVRAERADGPPGA
- the pgsA gene encoding phosphatidylinositol phosphate synthase, which gives rise to MLNKYARAFFTRVLTPFAALLLRLGVSPDAVTLVGTAGVMAGALVFFPMGEFFWGTIVITIFVFSDLVDGNMARQAGISSRWGAFLDSTLDRVADGAIFAGFALWYAGSGDDNILCAVAIFCLASGQVVSYTKARGESIGLPVAVNGLVERAERLVISLVAAGLAGLHAFGVPGIDVLLPIALWIVAAGSLVTLIQRVVTVRRESAEADAAEAAAGPAVVDPSAAGQVGQAGQAGQVGQAGQVGQGSEGDR
- a CDS encoding phosphatidylinositol mannoside acyltransferase; the encoded protein is MSARASDLKGRLTDGLYGLGWGAVKKLPEPAAARLFRTIADQAWKRRGKSVLRLESNLARVVPDAGPERLAQLSRAGMRSYMRYWMESFRLPAWSPERIKDSIDIADTHHLTEGLDAGRGVIVALPHLANWDLAGAWATTDLKIPFTTVAERLEPATLYDRFVAYREGLGMEVLPHSGGSAFGTLARRLRAGGLICLVADRDLSASGVEVSFFGATARMPAGPALLAQQTGARLLPVTLWYDGPVMRGRIHPAVDVPREGTRVEKAAAMTQAMADAFAGGIAEHPEDWHMLQRLWLDDLDPLGEPT
- a CDS encoding glycosyltransferase family 4 protein, translated to MKIGIVCPYSWDVPGGVQFHIRDLAEHLIRLGHEVSVLAPADDETPLPPYVVSAGRAVPVPYNGSVARLNFGFLSAARVRRWLHDGTFDVIHIHEPTSPSLGLLACWAAQGPIVATFHTSNPRSRAMIAAYPILQPALEKISARIAVSEYARRTLVEHLGGDAVVIPNGVDVGFFAKAEPKSEWQGRTLGFIGRIDEPRKGLPVLMKALPAILAAHPEARLLVAGRGDEEEAVQTLPKELRERVEFLGMVSDEDKARLLRSVDVYVAPNTGGESFGIILVEALSAGAPVLASDLDAFAQVLDQGAAGDLFANEDADALAAAAIRLLGDPERRAGLRERGEAHVRRFDWATVGADILAVYETVTDGAASVAADERSGLRARFGLARD
- the pdxS gene encoding pyridoxal 5'-phosphate synthase lyase subunit PdxS, with protein sequence MSTLPSTPQSAEYPATGTARVKRGMAEQLKGGVIMDVVDAEQAKIAEDAGAVAVMALERVPADIRKDGGVARMSDPNMIEEIIGAVSIPVMAKSRIGHFVEAQVLQSLGVDYIDESEVLTPADEVNHSDKFAFTTPFVCGATNLGEALRRIAEGAAMIRSKGEAGTGNVVEAVRHLRQIKNEIARLRGFDNNELYAAAKDLRAPYELVKEVAELGKLPVVLFSAGGVATPADAALMRQLGAEGVFVGSGIFKSGDPAKRAAAIVKATTFYDDPKVIADASRNLGEAMVGINCDTLPESERYANRGW
- the pdxT gene encoding pyridoxal 5'-phosphate synthase glutaminase subunit PdxT encodes the protein MSDTPLIGVLALQGDVREHLIALASADALARPVRRPEELAEVDGLVIPGGESTTMSKLAVLFGMLEPLRERVRAGMPVYGTCAGMILLAEKILDPRSGQETVGGIDMIVRRNAFGRQNESFEAAVEVGGVEGGPVDGVFIRAPWVESVGAETEVIAEHGGHIVAVRQGNALATSFHPELTGDHRVHALFVDMVRAVN
- a CDS encoding YebC/PmpR family DNA-binding transcriptional regulator, with product MSGHSKWATTKHKKAVIDAKRGKLFAKLIKNIEVAARSGGVDPDGNPTLVDAIQKAKKSSVPNKNIDSAVKRGGGLEAGGADYETIMYEGYGPNGVAVLIECLTDNRNRAASDVRVAMTRNGGSMADPGSVSYLFNRKGVVIVPKGELTEDDVLGAVLDAGAEEVNDLGETFEVVSEATDMVAVRTALQEAGIDYDSAEANFLPTMQVELEEEGARKIFKLIDALEDSDDVQNVFANFDVSDEVMEKVDA